The Lycium barbarum isolate Lr01 chromosome 12, ASM1917538v2, whole genome shotgun sequence genome includes a region encoding these proteins:
- the LOC132621341 gene encoding vacuolar fusion protein CCZ1 homolog B-like isoform X1 — MGMSAASSVSEAMKLCIFDLRRGQHEGQELDKILYFFPADLPFPTQLSVIGLSEGLITFTRIFSPEAPCEVIEAEMHSHVFYEAERDIWMVMVVEKSESEAIWRAALRNVLKEVHSLFVMFHGSIRALLDREPSGGLTRTHLYYFIMDYLSAFEKRPSLEFCCWDFLSGKKLHLPNFRDSLKERGMVQMLTIGREAALEVQSLVRVLETCAGCTQSYSLIMFQDLLVSTTLAPGDLINLFTYTVMRLTPNALSAGASSWSYLRKGSTTANASGSLLTSSTSVLDRYYSSRDTSPVGVRSYQVVRPLQHEKWSKGKDGFLVTDIWGTEVGSLSPSSPTIWLKQTEERMYLCAFQHRSLTIILFIPVTSVHNGEQGLSVVKHQILENASSKIFKVEEKLSRGWGGENAYHVSGYRYLLVDGDRCISRASPPGKVTTLTKDSLVAMSKLREEVDLEKSRAKCDGSDCEKDQEICIRAKNGAWVISRLTRGKELYMVLEKANETLLYASDAVEKFSDRYCSGVFSL; from the exons ATGGGAATGTCGGCTGCAAGCTCTGTCAGTGAAGCTATGAAATTGTGCATATTTGATTTGAGAAGGGGACAACATGAAGGGCAGGAGTTGGACAAGATTTTATATTTCTTTCCTGCTGATTTGCCTTTCCCCACCCAACTGTCTGTGATAGGGCTTAGTGAAGGACTCATAACATTTACCAG AATATTCTCTCCAGAGGCTCCATGTGAGGTTATAGAAGCAGAGATGCACTCCCATGTTTTCTACGAGGCAGAGCGTGATATCTGGATGGTGATG GTGGTGGAAAAAAGTGAGTCAGAAGCCATATGGCGTGCTGCTTTACGAAATGTTCTTAAAGAAGTTCACTCTCTCTTTGTGATGTTTCATGGGTCCATAAGAGCATTACTTGATAGAGAACCGAGTGGAGGGCTTACCCGGACGCATTTGTATTATTTCATTATGGATTATTTAAGTG CATTTGAAAAGCGGCCTTCATTGGAATTTTGCTGCTGGG ATTTTCTTTCTGGGAAGAAGCTTCACTTGCCAAATTTCCGTGACTCTTTGAAGGAACGTGGAATGGTGCAGATGTTGACTATTGGGAGGGAAGCAGCACTTGAAGTTCAG TCACTTGTAAGGGTGCTAGAAACATGTGCTGGCTGCACACAGAGCTACTCACTGATCATGTTCCAGGACTTGCTGGTGTCAACAACTCTTGCTCCT GGTGACTTGATTAACCTATTCACATATACTGTCATGAGGCTGACCCCAAATGCTCTGTCTGCTGGAGCTAGCTCCTGGTCCTATTTACGCAAGGGGAGCACTACTGCTAATGCTTCTGGGTCTTTATTGACAAGCTCTACCTCTGTTCTGGACCGGTACTACAGCTCACGGGATACTTCTCCAGTTGGAGTTCGTAGCTATCAGGTTGTTAGGCCCTTACAGCATGAGAAATGGTCTAAAGGGAAGGATGGATTCCTTGTTACTGATATTTGGGGCACAGAAGTTGGCAGCTTGAGTCCTAGCAGTCCAACAATTTGGCTCAAGCAAACAGAGGAGAGGATGTATCTTTGTGCTTTTCAGCATAGGAGCCTCACCATAATACTTTTCATTCCTGTCACATCTGTACACAATGGGGAGCAAGGGTTATCAGTGGTGAAGCATCAGATTCTGGAGAAT GCATCATCCAAGATATTCAAAGTTGAAGAGAAACTATCCCGAGGATGGGGTGGCGAGAATGCATATCATGTGAGTGGTTACCGCTACTTACTTGTGGATGGTGATAGATGCATCTCTCGGGCATCTCCACCTGGAAAAGTAACAACTCTTACAAAG GATTCTTTAGTTGCAATGAGTAAGCTCCGAGAAGAGGTTGACTTAGAAAAGAGCAGAGCCAAATGTGATGGCTCTGACTGCGAGAAAGACCAAGAAATATGCATTAGAGCAAAAAATGGTGCTTGGGTGATTTCTCGGTTGACACGAGGGAAGGAGCTTTACATGGTACTTGAGAAAGCCAATGAAACCCTTCTTTACGCCTCTGATGCTGTTGAAAAGTTCAGTGACAG GTATTGCAGTGGAGTTTTTTCTTTGTAa
- the LOC132621341 gene encoding vacuolar fusion protein CCZ1 homolog B-like isoform X2 yields MGMSAASSVSEAMKLCIFDLRRGQHEGQELDKILYFFPADLPFPTQLSVIGLSEGLITFTRIFSPEAPCEVIEAEMHSHVFYEAERDIWMVMVVEKSESEAIWRAALRNVLKEVHSLFVMFHGSIRALLDREPSGGLTRTHLYYFIMDYLSDFLSGKKLHLPNFRDSLKERGMVQMLTIGREAALEVQSLVRVLETCAGCTQSYSLIMFQDLLVSTTLAPGDLINLFTYTVMRLTPNALSAGASSWSYLRKGSTTANASGSLLTSSTSVLDRYYSSRDTSPVGVRSYQVVRPLQHEKWSKGKDGFLVTDIWGTEVGSLSPSSPTIWLKQTEERMYLCAFQHRSLTIILFIPVTSVHNGEQGLSVVKHQILENASSKIFKVEEKLSRGWGGENAYHVSGYRYLLVDGDRCISRASPPGKVTTLTKDSLVAMSKLREEVDLEKSRAKCDGSDCEKDQEICIRAKNGAWVISRLTRGKELYMVLEKANETLLYASDAVEKFSDRYCSGVFSL; encoded by the exons ATGGGAATGTCGGCTGCAAGCTCTGTCAGTGAAGCTATGAAATTGTGCATATTTGATTTGAGAAGGGGACAACATGAAGGGCAGGAGTTGGACAAGATTTTATATTTCTTTCCTGCTGATTTGCCTTTCCCCACCCAACTGTCTGTGATAGGGCTTAGTGAAGGACTCATAACATTTACCAG AATATTCTCTCCAGAGGCTCCATGTGAGGTTATAGAAGCAGAGATGCACTCCCATGTTTTCTACGAGGCAGAGCGTGATATCTGGATGGTGATG GTGGTGGAAAAAAGTGAGTCAGAAGCCATATGGCGTGCTGCTTTACGAAATGTTCTTAAAGAAGTTCACTCTCTCTTTGTGATGTTTCATGGGTCCATAAGAGCATTACTTGATAGAGAACCGAGTGGAGGGCTTACCCGGACGCATTTGTATTATTTCATTATGGATTATTTAAGTG ATTTTCTTTCTGGGAAGAAGCTTCACTTGCCAAATTTCCGTGACTCTTTGAAGGAACGTGGAATGGTGCAGATGTTGACTATTGGGAGGGAAGCAGCACTTGAAGTTCAG TCACTTGTAAGGGTGCTAGAAACATGTGCTGGCTGCACACAGAGCTACTCACTGATCATGTTCCAGGACTTGCTGGTGTCAACAACTCTTGCTCCT GGTGACTTGATTAACCTATTCACATATACTGTCATGAGGCTGACCCCAAATGCTCTGTCTGCTGGAGCTAGCTCCTGGTCCTATTTACGCAAGGGGAGCACTACTGCTAATGCTTCTGGGTCTTTATTGACAAGCTCTACCTCTGTTCTGGACCGGTACTACAGCTCACGGGATACTTCTCCAGTTGGAGTTCGTAGCTATCAGGTTGTTAGGCCCTTACAGCATGAGAAATGGTCTAAAGGGAAGGATGGATTCCTTGTTACTGATATTTGGGGCACAGAAGTTGGCAGCTTGAGTCCTAGCAGTCCAACAATTTGGCTCAAGCAAACAGAGGAGAGGATGTATCTTTGTGCTTTTCAGCATAGGAGCCTCACCATAATACTTTTCATTCCTGTCACATCTGTACACAATGGGGAGCAAGGGTTATCAGTGGTGAAGCATCAGATTCTGGAGAAT GCATCATCCAAGATATTCAAAGTTGAAGAGAAACTATCCCGAGGATGGGGTGGCGAGAATGCATATCATGTGAGTGGTTACCGCTACTTACTTGTGGATGGTGATAGATGCATCTCTCGGGCATCTCCACCTGGAAAAGTAACAACTCTTACAAAG GATTCTTTAGTTGCAATGAGTAAGCTCCGAGAAGAGGTTGACTTAGAAAAGAGCAGAGCCAAATGTGATGGCTCTGACTGCGAGAAAGACCAAGAAATATGCATTAGAGCAAAAAATGGTGCTTGGGTGATTTCTCGGTTGACACGAGGGAAGGAGCTTTACATGGTACTTGAGAAAGCCAATGAAACCCTTCTTTACGCCTCTGATGCTGTTGAAAAGTTCAGTGACAG GTATTGCAGTGGAGTTTTTTCTTTGTAa